Proteins from a single region of Dysosmobacter acutus:
- a CDS encoding TAXI family TRAP transporter solute-binding subunit, translated as MKKVLPLILALAIALSLGACGGGGAASTPEGSGSGSQSAAGDYEWPNMVKLSITGSGTTAYAGTLAWSNILEGTGYTKVRLLPEDSNATKFQRVKNGETLMTYDSMGDAATLVNARFGYATEDGGPYQVRWVWPDFESIFVMFVRGDSKIEKPTDITKDTAVACTIDSAMENVKAALAAATGVSGDEMNWIHCSSYGEMPKLVTTGAAELCGYVTPVSSSIVEASSAPQGIRVLDFNPELYPDWCKAFQSKMPVYNFSKIPLGIDDAIGKYGVGSDGGWLTSEDADQELIYNMVKFFAEHQEDIQGAFDTYAYYWSVDYAREVMSRAFIPIAEGTIQYFKELGKWTEADDARQEYNIKVIDKYAAAYSECLDAARADGIKIDTQNQEWLDYWEEFKANKDLPPVVIMSDAEIAEALAAGF; from the coding sequence ATGAAAAAGGTTCTGCCCCTGATTCTTGCCCTTGCAATAGCTCTCTCCCTTGGCGCCTGCGGTGGAGGTGGAGCCGCGTCCACTCCCGAAGGCAGCGGAAGCGGCAGCCAATCGGCCGCGGGCGACTATGAGTGGCCCAACATGGTCAAGCTGAGCATCACCGGCAGCGGCACCACCGCCTACGCCGGCACCCTTGCCTGGTCCAACATCCTGGAGGGCACCGGTTACACCAAGGTCCGCCTGCTTCCGGAGGACTCCAACGCCACCAAGTTCCAGCGGGTCAAAAATGGGGAGACCCTCATGACCTATGACAGCATGGGCGACGCCGCCACGCTGGTGAACGCCCGGTTCGGCTATGCGACGGAAGACGGCGGCCCGTATCAGGTGCGCTGGGTCTGGCCTGATTTCGAGTCCATCTTCGTCATGTTTGTCCGGGGCGACTCCAAAATCGAAAAGCCCACGGACATCACCAAGGACACAGCCGTGGCCTGCACGATTGATTCCGCCATGGAGAATGTAAAGGCCGCCCTTGCCGCTGCCACGGGCGTAAGCGGAGATGAAATGAACTGGATCCACTGCTCCTCCTACGGCGAAATGCCCAAGCTGGTCACCACGGGCGCCGCTGAGCTGTGCGGCTACGTCACCCCGGTCTCCAGCTCCATCGTCGAAGCGTCCTCCGCCCCGCAGGGCATCCGGGTCCTGGACTTCAACCCCGAGCTCTATCCCGATTGGTGCAAGGCCTTCCAGTCCAAGATGCCGGTCTACAATTTCAGCAAGATTCCCCTTGGAATAGATGATGCCATCGGAAAATACGGAGTGGGTTCGGACGGCGGCTGGCTCACCTCTGAGGACGCGGATCAGGAATTGATCTACAATATGGTCAAGTTCTTTGCGGAGCATCAGGAGGATATCCAGGGCGCTTTTGACACCTATGCCTACTACTGGTCCGTGGACTATGCCCGGGAAGTCATGAGCCGTGCGTTTATCCCCATTGCCGAGGGCACCATCCAGTACTTTAAGGAGCTTGGAAAGTGGACCGAGGCCGATGACGCCCGCCAGGAATACAACATCAAGGTGATCGACAAGTATGCCGCCGCCTACAGCGAGTGCCTGGACGCGGCCCGCGCCGACGGCATCAAGATCGACACCCAGAACCAGGAGTGGCTGGACTACTGGGAGGAGTTCAAGGCGAACAAGGACCTTCCCCCGGTCGTCATCATGAGCGACGCTGAGATCGCTGAGGCCCTTGCCGCCGGGTTTTAA